The Sphingomicrobium sp. genome has a window encoding:
- a CDS encoding cold-shock protein, with translation MTMTTGTVKFFNESKGYGFIAPDGGGNDAFVHISAVERSGMQSLRENQRVTFDLEEDRRGKMAAVNLKSADGE, from the coding sequence ATGACTATGACGACCGGAACTGTGAAATTTTTCAACGAGAGCAAGGGCTATGGCTTCATCGCGCCGGATGGCGGCGGAAATGATGCCTTCGTCCACATCAGCGCCGTCGAGCGCTCGGGGATGCAGAGCCTGCGCGAGAACCAGCGCGTGACTTTCGACCTCGAGGAAGACCGCCGCGGCAAGATGGCCGCAGTGAACCTCAAGTCCGCCGACGGCGAATAA
- the msrB gene encoding peptide-methionine (R)-S-oxide reductase MsrB, whose translation MADTATTSAFDLTPPSEQQLQELVADLSSEERHVLLEHGTEAPFCGTFLHEKRAGVFTCRLCGLPLFNGGTKFESGTGWPSFTQPFAEGHLEYIRDTSYGMVRTEIVCARCGSHQGHVFDDGPPPTGQRYCINSVSLDFTPNGENLPDKLGRGAPEGEPVQG comes from the coding sequence ATGGCCGACACCGCGACGACATCCGCGTTCGATCTCACACCCCCGAGCGAACAGCAATTGCAGGAGTTGGTCGCCGACCTGAGCAGCGAGGAGCGGCACGTCCTGCTCGAGCACGGGACCGAAGCGCCGTTCTGCGGCACCTTCCTGCACGAGAAGCGCGCCGGCGTGTTCACCTGCCGGCTGTGCGGCCTGCCTTTGTTCAACGGCGGCACCAAGTTCGAAAGCGGCACCGGCTGGCCGAGCTTCACCCAGCCGTTCGCGGAAGGGCACCTCGAATATATCCGCGACACGAGCTACGGCATGGTGCGCACGGAGATCGTCTGCGCTCGCTGCGGATCGCACCAGGGCCATGTGTTCGACGACGGACCGCCGCCGACCGGGCAGCGCTACTGCATCAACTCGGTCAGCCTCGACTTCACGCCCAACGGTGAGAACCTTCCCGACAAGCTCGGTCGGGGAGCGCCCGAGGGCGAGCCGGTGCAGGGCTGA
- a CDS encoding trypsin-like peptidase domain-containing protein, with protein sequence MNERPGVAPKFPFLLLFVFLLIAAVIGGVVSRLLPIGGTAPAEPRVLAGPAEESLSPLVKKTAPAVVNIATIQPSPAEQNPLLQDPFYRRYFGIPDAALQPTVAAGSGVIVDGARGLVITNFHVIQNARAVQVGLKDGRQLAAVPVAMAPQLDLAVLRIEGRDLPSIALGDSSKLEVGDYVVAIGNPFGLGQTVTSGIVSATDRPIAQGDPRRMIQTDAPINPGNSGGALIDLNGRVIGINSALFSPSRNEAGAGNIGIGFAIPSNDVRKVLAEAERAR encoded by the coding sequence ATGAATGAGCGTCCGGGCGTCGCGCCCAAGTTCCCGTTCCTGCTGCTGTTCGTCTTCCTGCTGATCGCCGCGGTGATCGGCGGCGTCGTCTCGCGGCTGCTGCCGATCGGCGGGACTGCGCCCGCCGAGCCGCGGGTGCTCGCCGGGCCGGCAGAGGAAAGCCTCTCGCCCCTGGTCAAGAAGACCGCGCCGGCGGTGGTGAACATCGCGACCATCCAGCCGTCGCCGGCGGAGCAGAATCCCTTGCTCCAGGATCCGTTCTACCGCCGCTATTTCGGCATTCCCGACGCGGCGCTTCAGCCGACCGTCGCTGCCGGCTCGGGTGTGATCGTCGACGGTGCACGTGGACTGGTGATCACCAATTTCCACGTCATCCAAAATGCCCGCGCGGTGCAGGTGGGCCTCAAGGACGGGCGGCAGCTTGCCGCGGTGCCGGTCGCGATGGCGCCGCAGCTCGACCTTGCGGTGCTTCGGATCGAGGGACGCGACCTGCCGTCGATTGCGCTCGGCGACAGCAGCAAGCTCGAGGTCGGCGACTATGTCGTCGCCATCGGCAATCCGTTTGGGCTCGGCCAGACGGTGACCAGCGGCATCGTCAGCGCCACCGACCGTCCGATTGCGCAGGGCGATCCGCGGCGGATGATCCAGACCGATGCGCCGATCAACCCGGGGAATTCCGGCGGCGCGCTGATCGACCTCAACGGGCGCGTGATCGGCATCAACTCGGCCCTGTTCAGCCCCAGCCGGAACGAAGCCGGCGCCGGCAATATCGGCATCGGCTTTGCGATCCCGAGCAACGACGTGCGCAAGGTTCTTGCCGAGGCCGAACGGGCGCGCTGA